The sequence below is a genomic window from Streptomyces sp. NBC_00289.
GGCAGGATGGTCGATCTGAGCACCTCCTTGCCTCCGGTCGTGAGAATGACGACCCCGAGCGCCGCGCACCCCTGCCGCCAGCACCGCCGCACCAGGGTGAGGACCACGATGACGGCCAGGCCCACCATCAGGGTGGGCTTGGCGCTCAATTCCATCGGCGGCAGGGGCGTCGAGCCGTAGACCGCTCCTGACAGGGGGTAGATCCATGCTTCTTCGCCGCCCTGTTTACCGAGATCGAACAGGGCGTTCTCAGCTCGTTGCCCCCACGGGGTGCAGATGGCGAGCAGGTAGACCGTCAGGAACCCCAGGGTGTACAGCAGAGCCGGCATCCACGGCCGTGTCGTACGCGACGGTCTGGGGTCGTCGGGGGCCTCGGGGGCCTGCCTTGAGGCCCCCGGACGGTGCGCGGGCAGGGACGGAGAATCGTGCTGAGTCATCGCTCTGTTTCTTCCGTTGGGGGGAGTTCGGTCACGCACGTCTTGCGGCACGACGTGGGCCGCCGGGCTCGGCCAGCCCATCGGGGGTCCGCTCCTATTCGGCGAGTGCCTGCCCCTGTCGGCGCTGGGCAGCGATCGCCAGGGCGGGGAGGGGTGCGATCAGCAGGATGAGGACGACCAGGTCCGGAAAGGACTGCATGAACGCGTCCGGCCGGACGACGATCGCCTGCGTGCGGACGATCGCGAACGCCGCGACGGGGATCAGCCATCGGTGGTCGCCGGTGGCGGCCGTCGCCACCCACGCGGTGATCAGCGCGGCGACTTCGAGGACGAACAAACCGCGCTGGAAAGCCGGACTGACGGAGATGATGTGCAGGCCCCCGGCCACGAACATGGCGAGCACGACGGGGGCCAGCCAGCGGTACGAGCGGCGTCGCAGACGGCTGGGTCGGCAGAGCGCCAGCACGGCGCACGCGGCACACAGCGCCCCCGACAGCACCAGGTCACGGGCCGTTATCGGGGCGCCGAGACCGTAGTAGCCCAGGCCCGCCTTGCCCTCGTCGCCGAAGAGGGTGCGGCCGTTGAACGTGGCGCCGGCCCACATCATGGCTGCCGCGGCCGGCAGTGCGATCCACGGTCTGCCGCGCAGCAGGGCGATCAGGCAGCCCAGCGGGAGCAGCCCGTAGGGCAGCAGCCGTATCCGCGTGGGACCTTCGGCCCACGGGTACCAGCCGGAGAAGTGGAAGGCGATGGCGTGCTGTCCGGGGTCGATGTGCAGTGCCCAGTGCCACACATCCTGCAAGTACGGAACCAGCGCCAGCGCGGCGAGGGCCAGGGCGGCCAGATGGATGCCGTCCAGCCACCACGGCCGGGCCGTGTCGTCGACGACGGCACGGGCGCGGGCCTGCACCCCGGCGCGCACCAGGGCGGCAACTTCCCGCGGCGGGGGCCAGGAGCGGCCGGGATACGCCTCGGACAGGCAGGCCAGCACTTCCTCTCCCTGCCGGGAACGGTAGGGCTCGGGATAGGCCGCAAGCAGCAGACGATTCATGCCGGGGCCGCTCCGGCGTCCCGCGAGTGTCCGATGACGACGGCCGCCGCCTGCTGCATCCGCAGCGCCTCCCGGCCGAGCGCCTCGGTGCCGTCCTCGGTGAGCCGGTAGTAGCGCCGCGCCCGCCCGTCCACGATCTCCTCATGGCCGGCGGCCACCAGCCCGGCCCGCTCCATCCG
It includes:
- a CDS encoding PadR family transcriptional regulator translates to MTRQNPPLTEPQYFILAALMDGPLHGYGIIKAAEQATDGRLRIAVGTLYGALERMERAGLVAAGHEEIVDGRARRYYRLTEDGTEALGREALRMQQAAAVVIGHSRDAGAAPA